One genomic segment of Eikenella corrodens includes these proteins:
- a CDS encoding Trm112 family protein, whose translation MDKKYLDLLVCPLTKGTLEYHAGRQELWSRQAKLAFPIRDGIPIMLENEARPLTEEELHA comes from the coding sequence ATGGACAAAAAATACCTCGACCTCCTCGTTTGCCCGCTCACCAAAGGCACGCTCGAATACCATGCCGGCCGCCAAGAGTTGTGGAGCCGCCAAGCCAAGCTGGCCTTCCCCATCCGCGACGGCATTCCCATCATGCTGGAAAACGAAGCCCGCCCCCTCACAGAAGAAGAGCTGCACGCATGA